The following proteins are co-located in the Macadamia integrifolia cultivar HAES 741 chromosome 3, SCU_Mint_v3, whole genome shotgun sequence genome:
- the LOC122073002 gene encoding probable galacturonosyltransferase-like 1 — MSKLAAHVVLCLLNLVISLSLSLITTSNATTTSSAPPHFREAPEFYNSPECPPIPEDETSDDQEGSYLCSDQTIHVAMTLDAAYLRGSMAAILSVLQHSSCPQNVVFHFVASASASADQLRSTIAKSFPYLRFQVYPFNDSAVAGLISTSIRAALDCPLNYARNYLANLLPLCVRRVVYLDSDLVVVDDIAKLAATPLGDHSVLAAPEYCNANFTSYFTPTFWANPALSLIFAGRKACYFNTGVMVIDLERWRAGDYTTKIVEWMELQKRMRIYELGSLPPFLLVFAGNIAPVDHRWNQHGLGGDNFWGLCRDLHPGPVSLLHWSGKGKPWVRLDANRPCPLDALWAPYDLLQTPFALDS, encoded by the coding sequence ATGTCCAAACTTGCAGCCCATGTCGTCCTCTGTCTTCTGAATCTTGTGATTAGCCTCAGCCTCTCATTAATTACCACCTCCAATGCAACCACTACCTCCTCTGCTCCTCCCCATTTCAGAGAAGCCCCTGAGTTCTACAATTCTCCGGAATGTCCTCCAATCCCAGAAGATGAAACCAGTGACGACCAGGAAGGATCCTACTTATGTTCGGATCAAACCATCCACGTGGCAATGACCCTTGACGCAGCCTACCTGAGAGGATCCATGGCAGCCATCCTGTCGGTTCTCCAACACTCTTCCTGCCCTCAAAATGTTGTCTTCCATTTCGTCGCCTCCGCCTCTGCCTCCGCCGATCAACTGAGAAGTACCATTGCCAAGTCCTTCCCATACTTGAGGTTCCAAGTTTACCCCTTTAACGACTCTGCTGTGGCGGGTCTCATCTCCACCTCCATTCGCGCCGCTCTGGATTGCCCACTCAACTATGCTCGGAACTATTTGGCTAATCTCTTACCACTCTGCGTCCGCCGAGTCGTCTACCTCGACTCGGACCTCGTCGTCGTCGACGATATCGCTAAACTCGCCGCCACCCCACTCGGCGACCACTCGGTCTTGGCTGCTCCGGAGTATTGTAATGCTAATTTCACCTCTTACTTCACCCCGACCTTCTGGGCCAACCCTGCTCTGTCCTTGATCTTCGCGGGTCGCAAAGCTTGCTACTTTAACACAGGGGTCATGGTTATCGATCTGGAGAGATGGCGTGCTGGGGACTACACTACCAAGATCGTGGAGTGGATGGAGTTACAGAAACGAATGAGGATTTATGAATTGGGTTCGTTGCCTCCGTTTTTGCTTGTCTTTGCAGGGAATATAGCTCCGGTGGATCACCGGTGGAACCAACACGGGCTCGGCGGCGACAATTTTTGGGGGCTTTGTAGGGATCTGCATCCGGGTCCTGTGAGTCTTCTGCATTGGAGTGGAAAGGGTAAGCCTTGGGTGAGACTCGACGCTAACCGGCCTTGCCCATTGGATGCCTTGTGGGCTCCTTACGATCTCCTGCAAACTCCTTTCGCTCTCGACTCCTGa